The genomic DNA CAATACGCCCAACTTGCCTAGACACAGGTCTCAAAGCCAAAGTTAGAGGGACATGTTAAAATTCATGCCACATGCCAGGGCGGCGGGAACTGCAATTGGTGTCTTTGAAGGTGCAGCAGGCGGGAACATCTGATGAGAGAGCCGGCCGGCGATGTGTGCCAAAGAGATGGATGAAACTGTTTCCGAGTTTTTCAGGAGGACCATCTTGAAAATCCCATTGACTGAAATGATGACAATACTAAAAACCTGGAATTTTTTGTCTGAAAATCAGCTGCAGACTGTAAACTTCCGGCAGAGAAAGGAATCTCTTGTTCAGGACTTGGTTCTGCTTTGTGAGGAAAATCGTGCAAGTCTCAATGATGCAGCCCTTTTAGACATCATTTATACTCAATTTCATCGGCATCAGAAAGTTTGGGATGTTTTTCAGATGAGTAAAGGACCAGGTGAAGACACTGACCTTTTTGATATGGAACAATTCAAAAGTTCATTCAAGAAAATTCTTAAGAGAGCATTAAAAAATGTGACAGTCAGCTTCAGAGATGCTGAGGAGAATGCAGTATGGATTCAAATTGCCTGGGGAACACAGTATAGAAAGCCAAACCAGTACAAACCTGCTTACGTGGTGTATTATTCCCAAACACCATATGCCTTCACTTCTTCCTCCCAACTGAAAAGCAATCTACCCCTTCTGGGTCAGGCACTGACAATTGCTAGCAAACACCATCAGATTGTGAAAATGGACCTCAGAAGCCGGTATCTGGACTCTCTTAAGGCTATTGTTTTTAAACAGTATAATCAGACCTTTGAAACTCACAACTCTACTACACCTCTACAAGAAAGAAGCCTTGGGCTAGATATAAATAGTATGTGTGTTTTaagataaaaactgaaatttggaaggacattccttttcagatttctgTCACCCAGGAAAACATTTATGTACCAGGATGTGATTCAAAAGTATTTACtgttttcagaaaattgaaaattacATTTCTGTTGAAGTGGGGAAGCTAAGCTACCATAATCTCTTTTAGAATTTACTAGACTGGCATCTAATAATaatcagaacaaaaacaaaaattaactaacaGTTGTTGAGCATttcttctgtgccaggcaccatactAAGGTGTTTATATGagtcatttcctatttcttcacaGCAGTACCATGAACAAGCTCTTTTCATCAGGAAACTGGGtttcagagaggtttagtaacttgTGAGGCAAAATCACATAGCTAGGAATCGGCAAAGCCAGGAGTGAAATCCGAATCTGAGTCTGGAGCCCAGGCTCTTAATGCTTCCTGAGTACTTTATTGCATCTCACAGGTATTGCgttatttacaaattgaaggtctgtggcaaccctgcattgagcaaatCTCtcagcgccatttttccaacagcatttgctcatttcacgtctctgtgtcacatttccataattctcacaatatttcaaactttttcattattattatatttgttatggtgatctgtgatcagtgatctttgatgttactactgcaaaaagattacaactccctgagggctcagatgatggttagcattttttagcaataaagtacttttaaaaaaaaatcatgccacATGTTTATTACATGGGAGGGGCTCTGGATACCAAACAGAATAGGCTGTCTCAGACACCCAAAGGCCAGAAACAGCTGCTATGGAGATTTCCTATATAAGGAGCTTATCTCAAGGGCAGGACTGCTCTTTGGCTCCTGacaatgtttttctgtttctgtgagcaAGAGAAGGATACAGGGGAGTTGTCCAGACCAATATGCTGGCCCTGTGCCCATGACACTTAATTCCCTTGTCATGAGGGCTGTGAGACCACTGATGGTTTTTGTTCTTAATGAGAAGATGGGGTAGGGAGGGGAGCGTGCGTACTGAGGGTGACACTATGGGCCAGTAATCGAAACAACATAGGAGGTAACATCTTCAGCTTGTGCAAAAATGGATTTTGTAGTCCACTTTCTTCTGAATGAATGCATGGGAAAGAATGGCCCAGTTGATGGTGGGAAAAGGTGCATTCAAGCAAAAATGCCAGACAGGATGACTTATCCCATCGCTATTGGGGACTTTTGAAGGGAGGGGTGATGGTCTCTCAAGGTGCACATTCACACTCTCCTCTCTTCTGACTGGAAGTACATACTTAGGACTTTCAGTACTTTTAGAAGCCACCTGAAGTTCACCTTGGCATGAAGTTAAGGAGTGCACAAAAGAATCTCACCCCACCTTTCTCTTTGAGTAGTGCAAGCTCCATGTATCAGTTACTTACATTAAAATTCACCTTTGTATAAAACTCTCTGTCTACATACTTAACTCTGTCTTATTTTGTATAGCTTTTCAAATCCTTCAGAATGCTTTTATGGACCTTAGCTCATTTAATCATCCCAAGACCTATATAAGGTAGGTGAGGAATATACTTCCCCCTTTCTTCAAATTAAGTAACTAAGgccagaaaaaataaagtgaatcatCCAGGATCATAGGTTGAATGAAGAAGAGCCAAGTAAGTTGACCAACCATCCCAATTTACCTGAGACTGTCCCAGTTTTAACACTGAAAGTCTCATGTCCTGAGGAAGCTTCTTAGTCCTAAGCGAAACTGGATGATTGGTTACCCTATATCCAGGATAGAACCCATATCTCCCAACACTCTGACCAATACTAGTGCCACTGCCCTATGCCATTTGTATTATGAGAACTGTTATGTGACTAGTGTTTCCTTTTATCTACACCTTAGTGTACCAGCACATTTCTTCATGCTGCGTCATTCTCCCCTCCTACCCAGACAAGGACAGAAGCAATGACAGCTAGTTCTCCTCAAACTTAAAGACAGTTTTGGCAAAAGGGAACCATGTTTCAGCTTTCTCATCCACAAAGGAAGGATGATAATCTCTACATTGCTTACCTCACATGGATGTTGTATGGATCAAATATAATGGGTATTAAAGTGCTTTCTAAACTGTTAATAGCTGGTAACATGTGAGAGATTGTGGTTATTCTCTACTCCCTAGGCAGAAGCCAGCTCCTTGTCTTATTCTCTTTCCAGTTCAGCAAGTGTTATAGCCACTAACTGTGTGAACTTTGGTGAATCCCTTggtctctgtgcttcattttcctcatatgcaaaattaggctaataataattatttgtatGGTTGTTTTAAAGGTTGAATTATTACTTGTAAACCATTTAAGAGTTCTTGGCACATGGTCAGTGCTATATATGCATTAGCTGTTTTGGGTTGCCTTTCTCAACCCTTATAACCCAGGACCAGAGACTAGATTAAGAGGCCCATAAACCAATTGACATGGAAGGCACTACTTACTTTGAAATCCCTTTCCGCTAGTTCCCTAATTGTTGTGTTGTGTACCCATAGCATTCCCACCATGGATTGCCAGGAAAATGAGTACTGGGACCAATGGGGACGGTGTGTCGCTTGCCAACTCTGTGGGCCTGGACAAGAGCTCTCCAAGGTAAGTCCCCCTGGTCAGGATACTTATTTCTGTCACATCTTAAGAACCAGACTGGCAACCAAGAGAGTCCAAGATTAGCAGAATCATCCCCATCTGTGTCTAATCAGTTTAGTAgataaaacaaaccaaagattatgacaggggacttctctggtggtccagtggttaagacttcaccttccaatgcagggggtgcggaatccatccctggtcagggagctaagatcccacatgcctcagggccaaaaaaaccaaaacataaatcagaagcaatattgtaacaaattcagtagactttttaaaaaaatggtccacatcaaaaaaaacaaagattgtgACAATAGCAGTCACAACTCCATTAAGAAGTCAACCTGGCAACATCAGGGGCAGGGGAGGATTCCATGAGATAGTGGGGTATTTCAAGAGTAAATGTGTAATGCAAAGGCCTAGGAAGGCTGTTTGGTATTAGGGACATATGTCAACTAAAGAAGGGCCCACTCATTTGCGGTTCAGGAGCCAGATATCAGGTCTTGGGAattggaaagagagaagaacTGAGTAGTCTGAAATGTGGCCTCTGTCTAGAGGGACTGGGCCACTGAGGAAACTGCAAGAGAGGCTTCATTGATGGGGAACTAGGGAGGGTCTAGAATCCCAATTAGTGGTAAGGGTCAGAACAAAACCACCCACAAAGCAGGGATTTTATACACAGCCCTGGCTTGCAGAGCTGGAGCTGCTTAATTGTTCCTGCTTCAGGTCCCTATTGGTCCCAAAACCTGGGGGTGGTATTAAATTTAGGCTGCAGCTGGGAACACAAAGGTTGGGAACAGACAgtcagcagatttttttttcacactcaCATATTTTATGCAGTTGTTCATTAATTCAGCAATTACTTATTGAACACCTACAAAGTGGCAGGCATGGTTGTAGCCACTGTGGGTATggtaaaacagacaaaattcttTGCCTTCATGAACCTTACCTTTTAATTAGTGGAGCAAACAATGAACaagatacatacatagatatgGAAGTATGACAAGAATTATTTACAGTGACCTGATACAGAGTGACTGGGTGGCTGCTTAGATCAGGTAGCAAGGGAAGGCCTCTCTAAGGAGGTGTCTTCTGGGGAGAGAATACAGCTAGTGCACAGTTCCAAGGTGAGAATGAGCTAGGCATgttcaagaaagaggaagaaggtaaGCGCAGCTGGTGATTGGTGAGTGAGAGGTAGACTAGTACATAATGAGGTCACAGAGGGAAGTATCGGCCAAACCATGGGAATCTTTAAGTTTatgatgagaaattttaattttttaaaaagcacaccaGGAACCCTTTGGATGGTTTTAGTTAGGAGAGTGACATGATACTCTGACTGAAACAAAATGTATCAATTATTTAGCCGGCCTCCTTCCTACCTCCCTGTTTCACAAATGAAGAGACTAAGGCCCAGGGATATTAACAGACAAGCACTAACTCTAATTTTAACTCTTTACACATAGCATTCTATACCACAGTGGGGTGCCCACATGGTTAATAAGGGATCCCAAGACCAAGGAAAAGTCTTCAGAAGTTAGGTCATGCTAGACATTAGGATGGACCAGATGGAATAAGCTACTTAGCTTgacaaaatctattttaaatatcacaTTCATCTTCATGATCAAAAGGCTTGGCACTCCTATAAGAACAAGCTCTGAGAAATGTTCCTGTCATGTACATGGCCATTACCTTTAAAACCATCCATATTTACAAACCTGAACTTCTCCAAGGGAGAAAAATAGGTCTTTCTGTTAAACTGCTGTTACCAAATTCTCAAAAAGTGGCCCATGATGAAATGTGCATTTGTCTAAGCACCTCTTTGGTTGTCATTTATTTCAGCACCACTAGAAAGCtcagaaaaaatgaatgaactgcagTATTGTGTTCCTGCAACTGCTTTATGTAAAAACAGCTTGCACTTGTATAGCAGTCTGTACTTTGTAAAGAGTTTtcatgtgcattatctcatttggcTCTCGAGTCTCACCAAGAAGGTATTATGAGCCCCATTTTAGATgttgaaactgagactcagagagcgtatgtgacttgctcaaagtcacagtgTTCAGTAAAAATTGAATAcacatgggtttgagtcccagctttgCTGTGGGCAAATTAATCTTTGATTAAATTAAGATGTACTAAGTTAAAagtaacataaaacttaccagtGACTTGAAccataaacacatttatttatgtaatgaAATTTGGAAGCAGGGATCCTTGTGGTTGGGTGGGCAGATCAACAATATTGTCAAGGACCCAGGCTCTTTTTATCCTACATCCTGGGCACCTTGCTATTTTTTCCTCATGCTTGTGGTCTCTTGGTTACCATAACTCAAAGCATTACATCTTCACATCAGAGTCAAAGTCAGGAAGAAGGGGCAGAGACAAAGTAGCGTGACATTGTTAGTGAAGAAGTATTTTCCTAGAAGCTCCACAACAGATTTCCCTTTGTATGTTATGGGCCAGAGTTGGGCATTATAAGTATCTCAAAACTGCTGGGAATGCTAGGACATAAGTACCTGGCAAACAAAAATGGGATTTCCATAATGGACTAAGACCAATCACGAATCacttcttggacttccctggtggcgcagtggttaagaatccgcctgccaatgcagaggacatgggttcgagccctggtccaggaagatcccatatgtcacagagcaaccaagcctgtgtgccacaactactgagcctgcactctagaagccacaactactgaagcccgtgtgcctagagctcatgctctgcaacaacagaagccaccgcaatgagaagcccacacaccacaatgaagaggagccccgcCTCGaggcaaatagagaaagccctcgcacagcaacaaagacccaatgcagccagaaaggaaggaagggagggagggagggagggagagtcagTTCTTGAGGCTGGTCACTTTGCCACCCAGAATGAAATCAGTGTTCTGTTAGTAAGGAAGAAAATGGGCAATGACTTTTGGATAAGGAATTAACAGCATCTGACACAGGcttgtttttataatttcttttatttagttttaaagttCACTCATATGAACCATAAACATCACtgtaaataaaactttagaaaaaatcAACACTCTTTCCTCAGGACACATTTTTAGAAGTATAATTGTCAAGCTAAATAATGCATACATTTTTAAGATTCCTGTAATATATTAGCAGATAACACTTGTGATAATTTTTACTAATTTCCactataattacatttattttcaacatttcatgGAATTCTTATATCCCAGAAGCCTAACCACACATAAATAATGTGTGTTTCTATCATCTATTAATTTTGTCTTCCTTTGTAACATTAAATCACTAACATATGAGGActtcacattcatttttttttttaactttttactatTTGATAGGGGAAAATATCACCTTTTGGTGTTTATTTGCAGTTTTGTGAACcgtttctgtttgcttgttttttctgttctattcatTGTTTATTGTTCATTCTTCACTCATGTAAGGCACCTGAGTAGAAAAACAGATAGAAGAATATggggtattttaaaaatcatttatataatgtgtaatacttttaaaaatcagaaatggtcttgaattttatttcattttatcattcaTTATCTCTTGACTATTTTATGTATGTCCCTTTGATATATTAATTTGATGACATATATTAATAAATTCCAAAATTAAAGTATCTTGCATCCCAAGGataattttattgtgattttggaTTAAATGCCCTCTTATGTTTtataagttaatattttatttataataaataagtaCTCAGCGCTATCAGCATCAAAACTTATTTAAGAACTGTGCTAGCTTGGTAAAATTAATTAAGAAGATCAATGTTTTTCTGGTTATAAAACTGGTTAGTAGCAAAAGAGTTTTGGGGGACTTGATCATTTGAACAAATTTTCTTTGCTTCctcattaggaaagaaaaatttcaatataaatttttcatgataatttcttcctttttaatttcttaagaaatgaaatatctatttattcaAGGAATTCTTGTTGAGGACAATTTGATAGTGTTTATCCACTATGCCAATCTCTGCTCTTAATTGGTGTACTtaaaccatttatatttaattgttGATATGTTAgaccattttatcattttatttttttgtttcttattcttcCGTTTGTCTTTTCTTGCCCCGCTGtgggttacttgaacatttttttttaggattccatCTTGATTTATTTGTAGGGTTTTGGTACAGTTTCCTTGAAATCATTCtgggtacagtaagtcccctacaaaGTTCAAgatgcgaactttcaaagatgtgaaaatgcattccatcaacatcaggcgtgagtgaaCTTGAAACTTGTCTTCCATCTCCTATTgttgatgatccttcagctctaccatctcccaccccctctccctcctccagtcagtaactcttcttgcctgttcactcaatgccagcccctgtatgccagctgttgtactgtactactatacttttcaaggtactatactgtaagattcaaatgttttctttacttatgtgtttgtttgttatgtattatttgtgtgaaaagtattataaacctattacagcaCAGTACTATATAGTCGATTGTATttgttgggtacctaggctaactttgttggacttatgaacaaattggacttaatgaacatgctctcagaatggaactcctttgtatgtaggggacttactgtattacaATATACACATGTGACTTAACACTCTCCACTGTTATCaacattttaccattttttaccatttttagtaCAGTATGGAAACATTACTTCTACTTAGGTTCCTATACTTTCCTCACTTTCAAATATCATTGCTTTGACTATCAggtaattttatgatttttttttttttttttgcagtacgcagacctctcactgttgtggcctctcccattgtggagcacaggctccagatgcgcaggctcagtggccatggctcatgggcctagccgctccgtgccatgtgggatcttcccggactggggcacaaacccatgtcccctgcatcagcaggcagactctcaaccactgcgccaccagagaagccctttttcttttctttttttaagtgtttatttctttatttctttatttcttattagtcatccattttatacacatcagtgcatacatgtcaatcccaatctcccaattcatcacaccacaacccccaccccccgctgctttcccctctttgtgtccatacatttgttctctacttccatgtctcaatttctgctctgcaaaccggttcatctgtaccattttctaggttctacatgtATGCtctaatatacgatatttgtttttctctttctgacttatttcactctgtatgacagtctttataCGCATACACATCTCTACAaacgacccaatttcgttcctttctatggctgagtaatattccattgtatatatgtaccacatcttctttatccattcctctgttaatgaatgtttaggttgcttccatgtcctggctattgtaaatagtgctgcagtgaacactgtggtacattactctttttgaattatggctttctcaggttatatgcccagtagtgggattgctgggtcatatggtagttctatttttagtttttaaggaacctccatactgttctctatagttactgtaccaatttacattcctaacaacagtgtaggagtgttcccttttctttacatcctcttcagtatttattgtttatagattttctgatgatgtacattctgaccagtgtgaggtgatacttcattgcagttttgattcacatttctctaataattactgatgttgagcagcttctcatgtgtttgttggccatctgtatgtctccttgggaaaaatgtcattttaggcattctgcccatttttggattgggttctttgtttttatgatattgagctgcatgacctgtttgtatactttggtaATTAATCCATTGTCAAttctttcatttgcaaatatttggttggccaagaagttcaTTCGTGTTTTTCTGTACCATCTTATGGAAATCCCCAAACtgacattttggccaacccaatattttttgtcccattctgagggttgtcttttcattttgtttatggttacaTTTGgggtgcaaaaacttttaagtttaattaagtcccatttgtttttgtcctTATTTTCATTACCCTGTGTGGTAcgtcaaaaaagatcctgctgtgatttacaACAagcagtgttctgcctatgttttcctctaagagttttacagggtctggccttacattcaggtctttaatccattttgagtttatttttgtgtatggtgttagggagtgttctaattttattcttttacatgtagctattcagttttctcagcaccatactttgaagagactctcttctctccattgaatattcttgctgCTTTGTCATctattaggtgaccataggtgtgtgggttaaactctgggctgtctatcctgcTCCACTcatctatagttttgtttttgtgccagaaccatactgtcttgatgaccaTAGCTTTATAgcacagtctgaagtcagggaacctgttTCCTCCAACttcgtttttccttctcaagattgatttggctctttggtgtcttttgtgtttccatacaaattgtaaaatttttgagcTAATtcagtaaaaaatgccattggttatttgataggaattgtgctgaatgtgtagattgctttgtgtagtatagttatattcacagtattgattcttccaattcaggaacgtggtatatctttccatctgtttgtgttgtcttggattactttcatcagtatcttatagatttctgagtacaggtcttttgcctccttaggtaggtttattcctagttattttattatctttgttgtgactgtaaatgagattgtttcctttattcctctttctgatcttttgtttttagtgtataggaaagcaagagatttctgtgtattaattttgtatcctgcaactttaccaaattcactgatgagctctattAGTTTTCCTGTAGAATATTTATTAGGTTcaatgcatagtatcatgtcatcagcaaacagggacagttttaattcttcttttccaatttggattccttttacttattctctgattgccatggttaggacttctcaaactatgttgaataatagtggcataAGTGGACatctctgtcttgttcctgatcctggAGGAAATGttacagtttttcaccactgaaaaatgatgtttgctgtgggtttttttgtatatggcctttattatgttgaatgaGGTTCCGTCtttgccaactttctggagagtttttatataaatgagtgttgagggggaccttcaagatggcggaggagtaagaagtggagatcaccttcctcccaacaaatacatcaaaaatacatctacatgtggaaaaactcctacagaacacctaccggACACTGGCAGAAgtcctcagacttcccaaaaggcaagaaactccccaggtgcctgggtagggcaaaagaaaaaaggaaaaacagagacaaaagaatagggatgggacctgcacttctgggagggagttgtaaaggaggaaaagtttccatacacaaggaagccccttcactggtggagacaaggggtggagggaggtgagcCTTGAGGCACacaggagaacacagcaacaggggtgcacagggcaaagcagagagattcccgcacagaagattggaactgaccagcactcaccagcctgcgAGGCTTGTCTGCACACCCAGCggggctggtgggggctgggaggtgaggcaCAGTGTTCGGagttcagaccccagggagaggactggggttggctgcatgaacacagcctgaagggggctagtgcaccacagctagctgggagggagttcaggaaaaagtctggaactgcctaagaggcaagagaccattgcttTTGGTTGTgcaaggagagggaattcagagaaCATCCTAAAAGAGCTCCGGAGACAGGCGTGAGTCGCGGCTATCAGCACAAACACCAGAGaagggcatgaaatgctaaggctgctgttgcagccaccaattagcctgtgtgcaagcacaggtcactatccacacctccattcccgggagcctgtgcagcccgacATGCCAGgctcccatgatccagggacaacttccctgggagaacacatggcgtgcctcaggctgttgcaacatcatacTGGCCTCTTCTGCCCCAGGCTCAtaccgcattccatacccctccctccacccc from Lagenorhynchus albirostris chromosome X, mLagAlb1.1, whole genome shotgun sequence includes the following:
- the LOC132513728 gene encoding centromere protein N-like; its protein translation is MCAKEMDETVSEFFRRTILKIPLTEMMTILKTWNFLSENQLQTVNFRQRKESLVQDLVLLCEENRASLNDAALLDIIYTQFHRHQKVWDVFQMSKGPGEDTDLFDMEQFKSSFKKILKRALKNVTVSFRDAEENAVWIQIAWGTQYRKPNQYKPAYVVYYSQTPYAFTSSSQLKSNLPLLGQALTIASKHHQIVKMDLRSRYLDSLKAIVFKQYNQTFETHNSTTPLQERSLGLDINSMCVLR